Proteins from a genomic interval of Phenylobacterium sp. LH3H17:
- a CDS encoding DNA topoisomerase IB: MDRDSADPPPAAEGGLTYVNDGDVGITRVATARGFSYRDLHGRPVKDPRTLARIAALVIPPAWTQVWICPTARGHIQATGRDQRGRKQYRYHHRWRQARDEQKYGRLIAFGRALPRLRAQVEADLALRGLPRDKVLAAVVRVMELTLIRVGNEEYAKTNKSFGLTTLRDRHARITTAGAVFEFRGKSGKVHTTGFRDRRLANVVRACQDVPGQRLFQYIDDDGQRHAVESADVNAYIRQALGEDFSAKDFRTWAGTLSAARGLVAHPPATDAAEAKRNVTRTVKAVAGLLGNTAAVCRGSYIHPLVLESYERSVLPLRPGASARAFELSVLRFLEAAQEAAA, encoded by the coding sequence ATGGACCGCGACAGCGCTGATCCGCCGCCCGCGGCCGAGGGCGGCCTGACCTACGTCAACGACGGCGACGTCGGGATCACCCGCGTCGCCACCGCCCGGGGGTTTTCCTATCGCGATCTCCACGGCAGGCCGGTGAAGGACCCCAGGACCCTGGCGCGGATCGCCGCCCTGGTCATACCCCCGGCCTGGACCCAGGTGTGGATCTGCCCGACCGCGCGGGGCCACATCCAGGCCACCGGCCGCGACCAGCGCGGACGCAAGCAGTACCGCTATCACCACCGCTGGCGGCAGGCCCGCGACGAGCAGAAGTACGGCCGCCTGATCGCCTTCGGCCGCGCCCTGCCCCGGCTGCGCGCCCAGGTGGAGGCCGATCTGGCCCTGCGTGGCCTGCCGCGCGACAAGGTGCTGGCCGCCGTGGTTCGGGTGATGGAGCTCACCCTGATCCGGGTGGGCAATGAGGAATACGCCAAGACCAACAAGAGCTTCGGGCTGACCACCCTACGCGACCGCCACGCCAGGATCACCACGGCCGGCGCGGTGTTCGAATTCCGCGGCAAGAGCGGCAAGGTCCACACGACCGGCTTCCGCGACCGCCGCCTCGCCAATGTGGTCAGGGCCTGCCAGGACGTCCCTGGTCAGCGGCTGTTCCAGTACATCGACGACGACGGCCAGCGGCACGCCGTGGAGTCCGCCGACGTCAACGCCTATATCCGCCAAGCCCTGGGCGAGGACTTCTCGGCCAAGGATTTCCGCACCTGGGCCGGCACCCTTTCGGCCGCCCGCGGGCTGGTCGCCCACCCGCCCGCCACCGACGCGGCGGAGGCCAAGCGAAATGTCACCCGCACGGTCAAGGCGGTGGCTGGCCTGCTCGGCAACACCGCCGCGGTGTGCCGAGGCTCCTATATCCATCCCCTGGTGCTGGAGTCGTACGAACGCAGCGTCCTGCCGCTAAGGCCCGGCGCTTCGGCTCGCGCCTTCGAACTCTCGGTGCTCCGGTTCCTGGAAGCGGCGCAAGAGGCGGCGGCCTGA
- a CDS encoding acyl-CoA thioesterase II, with protein sequence MTDQLFFDIQATHNPHRWYLPLSPGVCVGPPGNLFMFGGVGLGSSIAALQRTCERPVIWATAQYLSYARPPSVVDLDVWVPAAGKYNSQARVTGHVGDKEIFTVNAALGARPSDLSRQWLTMPDCDPPEDCPPADHWRGGGEDLHSRIEVRVAKGRYGGTDAGDGEDGRLLLWIRPREAIAIDATMLAIMADFVPGAVGNALGLNAGGNSLDNTIRVRAIVPTDWVLCDTRILGVHGGFGHGAMYLFAQDGELMATASQSLIVRVHEERR encoded by the coding sequence ATGACAGATCAGCTCTTCTTCGACATCCAGGCGACGCACAATCCGCATCGCTGGTACCTGCCGCTGAGCCCCGGGGTCTGCGTCGGGCCGCCCGGGAACCTGTTCATGTTCGGCGGGGTGGGCCTGGGCTCGTCCATCGCCGCCCTTCAGCGGACCTGCGAGCGGCCGGTGATCTGGGCCACGGCCCAGTATCTCTCCTATGCCCGGCCGCCCAGCGTGGTGGACCTGGACGTCTGGGTTCCGGCCGCCGGCAAGTACAACAGCCAGGCCCGGGTGACCGGCCATGTGGGCGACAAGGAGATCTTCACGGTCAACGCCGCCCTGGGCGCGCGGCCCAGCGACCTGTCGCGCCAGTGGCTGACGATGCCCGACTGCGACCCGCCGGAGGACTGCCCGCCCGCCGACCACTGGCGCGGCGGCGGCGAGGACCTGCACAGCCGCATCGAGGTGCGGGTCGCCAAGGGCCGCTATGGCGGCACGGACGCCGGCGACGGCGAGGACGGCCGGCTGTTGCTGTGGATCCGGCCCCGCGAAGCCATCGCCATCGACGCCACCATGCTGGCGATCATGGCCGACTTCGTGCCGGGCGCCGTCGGCAACGCCCTGGGCCTCAACGCCGGCGGCAACAGCCTGGACAACACGATCCGCGTGCGCGCGATTGTGCCCACCGACTGGGTGCTGTGCGACACCCGCATCCTGGGCGTCCACGGCGGGTTCGGGCACGGGGCCATGTATCTGTTCGCCCAGGACGGCGAGCTGATGGCCACGGCCAGCCAGTCGCTGATCGTCCGCGTGCATGAGGAGCGGCGCTAG
- the rlmJ gene encoding 23S rRNA (adenine(2030)-N(6))-methyltransferase RlmJ, producing the protein MNYRHAFHAGNFADLVKHAALLDLLSRMPRPLTVIDTHAGRGLYDLSGDEAQRSGEAQAGIGQLMKAKDLPAALQPLCAAVSQLNGGGTARLYPGSPLLIAGALRKGDSYLACELRAEEHAALTQALTPWPAARAVCADGYAEVVARLPRDGDALVLIDPPFERADDYDRCVETLGAVAARNPKAVTLVWLPLKDLETFDSFVRDAEAAGVGPLLIAEARMRPLNDPMKMNGCALVVARAPEGMAQTLQSICDWTVGALGQGGAARIWTAT; encoded by the coding sequence ATGAACTACCGCCACGCCTTCCATGCCGGGAACTTTGCCGACCTGGTCAAGCATGCGGCCCTGCTGGACCTGCTCTCACGCATGCCCCGGCCGCTGACCGTGATCGACACCCATGCCGGCCGCGGCCTCTACGACCTGTCCGGCGATGAGGCGCAGCGCTCTGGCGAGGCCCAGGCGGGGATCGGGCAGCTAATGAAGGCCAAGGACCTGCCGGCGGCGCTGCAGCCCCTATGCGCTGCGGTGAGCCAGCTGAATGGCGGCGGTACGGCGCGGCTCTATCCGGGTTCGCCCCTGCTGATCGCCGGCGCCCTACGCAAGGGCGACAGCTACCTGGCCTGCGAACTTCGGGCCGAGGAACATGCGGCCCTGACCCAGGCGCTCACGCCCTGGCCGGCGGCGCGGGCGGTCTGCGCCGACGGCTATGCCGAGGTGGTGGCCAGGCTTCCCCGCGACGGCGATGCCCTGGTGCTGATCGATCCGCCGTTCGAGAGGGCCGACGACTACGATCGCTGCGTCGAGACCCTGGGCGCCGTGGCGGCAAGAAACCCCAAGGCCGTGACCCTGGTCTGGCTGCCGCTCAAGGACCTGGAGACCTTCGACAGCTTCGTGCGCGACGCCGAGGCCGCCGGGGTCGGACCGCTGCTGATCGCCGAGGCGCGCATGCGGCCGCTGAACGACCCCATGAAGATGAACGGCTGCGCCCTGGTGGTGGCCCGAGCGCCCGAAGGGATGGCCCAGACCCTGCAATCGATCTGCGATTGGACAGTGGGCGCCCTGGGCCAGGGCGGGGCGGCCCGAATCTGGACAGCCACCTAA
- a CDS encoding LLM class flavin-dependent oxidoreductase: MLGDKLRFGAFIAPFHPIEENPTLAIQRDLELVQWMDQLGYDEAWIGEHHSAAYELIASPEVFIAAAAERTKHIRLGTGVSSLPYHHPLMLADRINQLDHMTRGRVMFGVGPGALVSDAFMMGIPPSKQRDRMDEALDVLVPLLRGETVTHKSDWFELSNARLQMTPYSRPSVEIAVASQVSPTGARAAGKHGAGLLSLGATSTGGFNALSSNWAVAEEQAREHGQTMDRRAWRLVGPMHIAETREQAMADVRFGLEKWIYYFREIANLPIVPADAENPVEALMASGMAVIGTPDDAAAKIQQLLDESKGFGAFLFMAHNWADWTATRKSYELFARYVVPRFQDLNVNRQASMDWVKSNKAEFTGQMQAAVGARIVQHMMEKGSENIRPEIVEMITGGAKPPGE; encoded by the coding sequence ATGCTCGGGGACAAGCTGCGTTTCGGCGCCTTCATCGCGCCGTTCCATCCCATCGAAGAGAACCCGACGCTGGCCATCCAGCGCGATCTCGAACTCGTCCAGTGGATGGATCAGCTTGGCTATGACGAGGCCTGGATCGGCGAGCACCATTCCGCCGCCTACGAGCTGATCGCCAGCCCCGAGGTGTTCATCGCAGCCGCCGCCGAGCGCACAAAGCACATCCGCCTGGGGACGGGGGTCTCGTCCCTACCCTACCACCACCCCCTGATGCTGGCCGACCGGATCAACCAGCTCGACCACATGACTCGCGGCCGGGTGATGTTCGGGGTCGGCCCCGGGGCCCTGGTCTCCGACGCCTTCATGATGGGCATCCCGCCCTCCAAGCAACGCGACCGCATGGACGAGGCGCTGGACGTCCTGGTTCCCCTCCTGCGCGGCGAAACGGTCACCCACAAGTCCGACTGGTTCGAACTCTCCAACGCGCGCCTGCAGATGACCCCCTATTCGCGGCCCAGCGTCGAGATCGCGGTGGCCAGCCAGGTCTCTCCCACCGGGGCGCGGGCGGCGGGCAAGCACGGCGCGGGCCTGCTGTCCCTGGGCGCAACCTCGACCGGCGGCTTCAACGCCCTGTCCTCCAACTGGGCGGTGGCCGAGGAGCAGGCCAGGGAACACGGCCAGACCATGGACCGCCGCGCCTGGCGGCTGGTCGGCCCTATGCACATCGCCGAGACCCGCGAGCAGGCCATGGCCGACGTACGCTTCGGGCTGGAGAAGTGGATCTATTACTTCCGGGAGATCGCCAACCTGCCCATCGTGCCGGCCGACGCCGAGAATCCCGTAGAAGCGCTGATGGCGTCCGGCATGGCGGTGATCGGCACGCCGGACGACGCGGCGGCCAAGATCCAGCAGCTCCTGGATGAGAGCAAAGGCTTCGGAGCCTTCCTGTTCATGGCCCACAACTGGGCCGATTGGACGGCGACGAGGAAGTCCTACGAGCTGTTCGCTCGCTACGTGGTGCCGCGCTTCCAGGACCTGAACGTGAACCGCCAGGCATCCATGGACTGGGTGAAGTCCAACAAGGCGGAGTTCACCGGCCAGATGCAGGCCGCCGTCGGCGCGCGCATCGTCCAGCACATGATGGAGAAGGGCTCCGAGAACATCCGGCCCGAGATCGTAGAGATGATCACTGGCGGGGCGAAACCTCCCGGCGAGTGA
- a CDS encoding sugar transferase: MTRTLGTAGGSVAKRGFDIMVALAGLILLSPVLVAVALAVRLESRGPALHWSRRIGRGNSLFAMPKFRTMRLGAPDVATHLLSDAGDWITPLGAFLRRTSLDELPQLWSVLTGDMSLVGPRPALFNQDDLVALRTAAGVEVLRPGLTGWAQVNGRDALPIADKARLDADYLARRSFLLDLKIIALTGMAAVTGHGVRH; encoded by the coding sequence TTGACCCGCACCCTAGGGACGGCGGGAGGATCGGTGGCCAAGCGTGGGTTCGACATCATGGTGGCCCTGGCGGGGCTGATCCTGCTCTCGCCGGTGCTTGTCGCCGTGGCGCTCGCCGTGCGCCTGGAAAGCCGGGGCCCGGCCCTCCACTGGTCGCGGCGGATCGGGCGCGGCAACAGTCTGTTCGCCATGCCGAAGTTCCGCACCATGCGGCTCGGCGCGCCCGACGTGGCGACCCACCTGTTGTCGGACGCGGGCGACTGGATCACGCCGCTGGGCGCCTTCCTGCGGCGCACCAGCCTGGACGAACTGCCCCAGCTCTGGAGTGTCCTGACTGGGGACATGAGCCTCGTGGGGCCGCGGCCGGCCCTGTTCAACCAGGACGACCTGGTGGCCCTGCGCACCGCGGCCGGGGTGGAAGTCCTGCGGCCCGGCCTCACGGGTTGGGCGCAGGTCAACGGTCGCGACGCTCTTCCCATCGCCGACAAGGCGCGGCTGGACGCCGACTATCTGGCGCGTCGCAGCTTCCTGCTGGACCTCAAGATCATCGCCCTGACCGGCATGGCGGCGGTCACGGGGCACGGCGTACGCCACTGA
- a CDS encoding arylamine N-acetyltransferase, translating to MDIQAYFDRVGFSGRARPDLATLTALHRSHLRAIAYENLDVQLGRPMTLDPEAAFDKLVTRRRGGWCYEMNGLLGAVLQEIGFSVTRMAGSVARGERDGRPLGNHLVLRVELDRPYIADVGFGDGILEPFPMTFQDHDCAGYRFRLEDLDGEWLRFHNHANGGAPSFDFTLETASPDQLAATCRWLSTSPDSIFVQTALAFRHRPDGIVSLLGRAHRRIRPDGKETQLLNSAEEFVAVLKRDFDLDVPEAAGLWPTIHAKHEELFGEDAQV from the coding sequence GTGGACATCCAGGCCTATTTCGACCGCGTTGGCTTCTCGGGCCGCGCCAGGCCTGACTTGGCGACCCTGACCGCCCTGCACCGCAGTCACCTGCGGGCGATTGCCTATGAGAACCTCGACGTCCAGCTCGGGCGGCCGATGACGCTGGATCCGGAGGCCGCGTTCGACAAGCTGGTCACTCGGCGGCGCGGCGGCTGGTGCTACGAGATGAACGGCCTGCTGGGCGCCGTGCTGCAGGAGATCGGCTTCTCGGTTACGCGGATGGCGGGCTCGGTGGCCCGCGGGGAGCGCGACGGGCGTCCGCTCGGCAACCACCTGGTCCTGCGCGTCGAACTTGATCGACCCTACATCGCCGATGTCGGTTTCGGCGACGGCATCCTCGAGCCCTTCCCGATGACCTTCCAGGACCATGATTGCGCCGGCTACCGGTTCCGGCTTGAGGACCTCGACGGCGAATGGCTGCGGTTTCACAACCACGCCAATGGCGGGGCGCCCTCCTTCGACTTCACCCTGGAAACGGCCTCGCCCGACCAACTGGCCGCCACCTGCCGCTGGCTCTCGACCTCGCCGGACTCGATCTTCGTCCAGACCGCGCTCGCCTTCCGCCATAGGCCCGACGGTATCGTCAGCCTGCTGGGCCGCGCCCATCGCCGTATCCGACCGGATGGGAAGGAGACGCAGCTCCTGAACTCGGCCGAGGAGTTCGTCGCCGTGCTGAAGCGCGACTTCGACCTCGACGTGCCGGAGGCCGCCGGCCTCTGGCCCACCATCCACGCCAAGCACGAAGAGCTGTTCGGCGAGGACGCCCAGGTCTGA
- a CDS encoding aldo/keto reductase, which yields MDKRQIGPFEVSAIGLGCMSLSHAYGPPPPREQARQVLEGALDAGYTFFDTAAVYGIGHNETLVGEVLGPRRKDFVLASKCGLTNGDKRELNGRPEILKATCEGSLKRLGTDVIDLYYLHRWDKRVPIEESVGALSELVAEGKIKTIGLSEVSADTLRRAHAVHPVAAVQTEYSPWTRNPEIAVLDACRELGVAFVAFSPVGRGFLAGGVPDPSVLSEGDFRKDMPRFQGEAFAANLKLYKAFAALAAEAGCTPAQLCLAWLLAKDPIIVPIPGTTSPAHMAENAKAAEVTLSAETMAKVEALVNEKTVTGPRYAPAMQASIDTEG from the coding sequence ATGGATAAGCGTCAGATCGGTCCCTTCGAAGTTTCGGCCATCGGGCTGGGCTGCATGAGCCTGTCCCACGCGTACGGCCCGCCGCCCCCTCGCGAGCAGGCCCGCCAGGTGCTGGAAGGTGCGCTGGACGCCGGCTACACCTTCTTCGACACGGCCGCCGTCTACGGGATCGGACACAATGAGACCCTGGTCGGCGAGGTCCTGGGTCCGCGGCGCAAGGACTTCGTCCTGGCCTCCAAGTGCGGTCTGACCAATGGCGACAAGCGCGAGCTGAACGGTCGGCCCGAGATCCTGAAGGCCACCTGCGAGGGCAGCCTGAAGCGCCTGGGGACCGACGTCATCGACCTCTACTACCTGCACCGCTGGGACAAGCGCGTGCCGATCGAGGAGAGCGTGGGCGCGCTCTCCGAACTGGTCGCCGAGGGCAAGATCAAGACGATCGGCCTGTCGGAGGTCTCCGCCGACACTCTGCGCCGCGCGCACGCCGTCCACCCGGTCGCCGCAGTGCAGACTGAATATTCGCCCTGGACCCGCAATCCGGAGATCGCGGTGTTGGACGCCTGCCGCGAGCTGGGCGTGGCCTTCGTGGCCTTCAGCCCCGTGGGCCGGGGCTTCCTGGCGGGCGGGGTGCCCGATCCGAGCGTGCTCAGCGAGGGCGACTTCCGCAAGGACATGCCGCGCTTCCAGGGCGAGGCCTTCGCCGCGAACCTGAAACTTTACAAGGCGTTCGCGGCGCTGGCCGCCGAGGCCGGCTGCACCCCGGCCCAGCTCTGCCTGGCCTGGCTGCTGGCGAAGGATCCGATCATCGTGCCGATCCCCGGCACCACGTCGCCCGCCCATATGGCCGAGAACGCCAAGGCCGCCGAGGTGACTTTGTCGGCGGAGACCATGGCCAAGGTCGAGGCGCTGGTGAACGAGAAGACCGTCACCGGTCCCCGCTACGCACCGGCCATGCAGGCCTCGATCGACACCGAGGGCTAG
- a CDS encoding aldehyde dehydrogenase family protein, with product MAQFKLLIDGRLEDGDSTMEVINPATEESVATCPRASKAQLDKAVAAAKAAFPAWRDTPIAERRAALVAMADVIQANAPELARLLTQEQGKPIDAATGEVYGASAFFRYFSTLDLPIKVLDDGPGRKVEVRRRALGVVGAIVPWNFPMILMAFKVPAALLAGNTVVLKPAATTPLSTLRFAELVKDMVPPGVLNVIADANDLGGALTAHPDVNKISFTGSTETGKKVMAGAADALKRITLELGGNDAAIVLGDVNPEVTAGKIFSAAFQNSGQVCIAVKRAYVHESIYDRVCDELAKLADAAVVGEGLQQGVQMGPLQNKMQYEKVLGVIEDARKTGKIIAGGVAPEGKGYFIRPTIVRDITDGTRLVDEEQFGPVLPVIKIRDGEDALARANASLYGLGGSIWSDDLDVAYDLAGRMESGTVWINKHAELDPGIPFGGAKSSGIGSELGEAGLAEFTQMQVINMAR from the coding sequence ATGGCCCAGTTCAAGCTGCTCATCGACGGCCGTCTGGAGGACGGCGACTCCACGATGGAAGTCATCAACCCGGCCACGGAAGAGTCAGTCGCCACCTGTCCCCGCGCCTCCAAGGCCCAGCTCGACAAGGCCGTGGCCGCCGCCAAGGCCGCCTTTCCCGCCTGGCGCGACACCCCCATCGCCGAACGCCGCGCGGCCCTGGTGGCGATGGCCGACGTCATCCAGGCCAACGCCCCGGAACTGGCCCGCCTTCTGACCCAGGAACAAGGCAAGCCCATCGACGCCGCCACCGGGGAAGTCTACGGCGCCTCGGCGTTCTTCCGTTATTTCTCGACCCTGGACCTGCCGATCAAGGTCCTGGACGACGGCCCGGGCCGCAAGGTGGAGGTTCGCCGCCGCGCCCTGGGCGTGGTCGGGGCGATCGTGCCCTGGAACTTCCCGATGATCCTGATGGCCTTCAAGGTGCCCGCCGCCCTGCTGGCCGGCAACACCGTGGTGCTGAAGCCCGCGGCCACCACCCCGCTCTCGACCCTGCGCTTCGCCGAGCTGGTGAAGGACATGGTCCCGCCCGGCGTGCTCAACGTCATCGCAGACGCCAACGACCTGGGTGGCGCGCTCACCGCCCATCCGGACGTGAACAAGATCTCTTTCACCGGCTCCACCGAGACCGGCAAGAAGGTGATGGCCGGCGCAGCCGATGCGCTGAAACGCATCACCCTGGAGCTGGGCGGCAACGACGCGGCCATCGTCCTGGGCGACGTGAACCCCGAGGTCACGGCCGGAAAGATCTTCAGCGCCGCCTTCCAGAACTCCGGCCAGGTCTGCATCGCCGTCAAGCGCGCCTATGTCCATGAGAGCATCTATGACCGCGTGTGCGATGAGCTGGCCAAGCTGGCCGACGCCGCCGTGGTGGGCGAAGGCCTGCAGCAAGGGGTCCAGATGGGGCCGCTGCAGAACAAGATGCAGTACGAGAAGGTGCTGGGCGTCATCGAGGACGCCCGCAAGACCGGCAAGATCATCGCCGGCGGCGTGGCGCCCGAGGGCAAGGGCTACTTCATCCGCCCCACCATCGTGCGCGACATCACCGACGGCACGCGGCTGGTGGACGAGGAGCAGTTCGGCCCGGTCCTGCCGGTGATCAAGATCCGCGACGGCGAGGACGCCCTGGCCCGCGCCAACGCCTCGCTCTACGGCCTGGGCGGATCAATCTGGTCGGACGACCTGGACGTCGCCTACGACCTGGCCGGCCGCATGGAAAGTGGCACGGTCTGGATCAACAAGCACGCCGAGCTCGATCCCGGCATCCCGTTCGGCGGCGCCAAGTCCTCCGGCATCGGATCCGAACTCGGCGAGGCGGGCCTTGCGGAGTTCACCCAGATGCAGGTCATCAACATGGCGAGGTGA
- a CDS encoding pyridoxal phosphate-dependent aminotransferase, which produces MAEPIDPFHAITISGVAHELKSQGRSIIHMEFGQPSTGAPKAAIAVAHQVLDTDGMGYWESAPLKRRIVRHYAETYGVEIAPEQLILTCGASPALVLALAMTFKPGARVATARPGYVAYRNSLKALGMTPVEVACGPEVRFQMTAAALAAVEPAPAGLILASPANPTGTIIPEAELAAIAQVCRERGIRIISDEIYHGLSYGEPTRSMLEFEPRAIVINSFSKYFSMAAWRLGWLLVPRDEAATARAYMGALFLTPPSLSQHAALVAMDCREELEGHLEVYRTNRSLLLQALPALGLDAIAPPDGAFYIYARVGHLTDDSLAFCEELLRATGVATAPGLDFDPVEGAKFIRMSFAVSTPEIEEALRRLTPWFQTRAAERRALEAAT; this is translated from the coding sequence ATGGCCGAGCCGATCGACCCCTTTCACGCCATCACCATCAGCGGCGTTGCCCACGAGCTGAAGAGCCAGGGCCGATCGATCATCCACATGGAGTTCGGCCAGCCCTCGACCGGGGCCCCCAAGGCCGCCATCGCCGTCGCCCACCAGGTGCTGGACACCGACGGAATGGGCTACTGGGAGAGTGCGCCGCTCAAGCGCCGGATCGTCAGGCACTACGCTGAGACCTATGGTGTCGAGATCGCCCCCGAGCAGCTGATCCTCACCTGCGGCGCCTCGCCGGCCCTGGTCCTGGCGCTGGCCATGACCTTCAAGCCCGGCGCCCGGGTGGCGACGGCGCGGCCTGGCTATGTGGCCTATCGCAACTCACTGAAGGCGCTTGGGATGACGCCGGTGGAGGTCGCCTGCGGCCCGGAGGTGCGTTTCCAGATGACAGCCGCGGCGCTCGCGGCCGTGGAGCCCGCGCCGGCGGGGTTGATCCTGGCCAGCCCCGCCAATCCCACCGGCACCATCATCCCGGAAGCCGAACTGGCGGCGATCGCCCAGGTCTGCCGCGAGCGGGGCATCCGGATCATCTCCGACGAGATCTATCACGGGCTGAGCTATGGCGAGCCGACCCGCTCGATGCTGGAGTTCGAGCCCCGCGCCATCGTCATCAACAGCTTCTCCAAGTATTTCAGCATGGCCGCCTGGCGGCTGGGCTGGCTCCTGGTCCCGCGCGACGAGGCGGCGACCGCCCGGGCCTATATGGGCGCGCTCTTCCTGACCCCGCCCTCGCTCAGCCAGCACGCGGCGCTCGTGGCCATGGACTGCCGCGAGGAGCTGGAGGGCCACCTCGAGGTCTACCGGACCAACCGCTCGCTGCTGCTGCAGGCCTTGCCGGCGCTCGGCCTCGACGCCATCGCGCCGCCGGACGGCGCCTTCTACATCTATGCGCGCGTGGGGCATCTCACGGACGACAGCCTGGCCTTCTGCGAGGAGCTGCTGCGCGCCACCGGCGTCGCCACCGCGCCCGGCCTCGACTTCGATCCCGTCGAGGGCGCCAAGTTCATCCGTATGAGCTTCGCGGTCTCAACCCCGGAGATCGAGGAAGCCCTGCGCCGCCTGACCCCGTGGTTCCAGACCCGCGCCGCCGAGCGCCGCGCCCTGGAGGCTGCGACCTAA
- a CDS encoding alpha/beta fold hydrolase, with product MARLNRDGVEIYYEVHGEGPPLLLTHGFSATAQMWKGQIDALAPHFQLITWDMRGHGQSDYPDDPAAYSEEATVADMAAILDAVGARDAIIGGLSLGGYMSLAFHLAHPERTRALLIIDTGPGYKNDAAREGWNANALKRADRYDADGLGLLEKGSAETRTARHRDATGLAHAARGMLTQRDARVIESLPNIAVPSLVVVGADDTPFLAASDYMAGKIPHARKVVIPGAGHAANIDQPAAFNAALLNFLEASGVAA from the coding sequence ATGGCCAGGCTCAATCGCGACGGGGTCGAGATCTATTACGAGGTGCATGGGGAGGGCCCGCCCCTCCTCCTGACCCACGGCTTCTCGGCCACCGCCCAGATGTGGAAGGGTCAGATCGACGCGCTGGCGCCGCACTTCCAGCTGATCACCTGGGACATGCGCGGCCACGGTCAGTCTGACTATCCGGACGACCCGGCGGCCTATTCGGAAGAGGCCACGGTCGCCGACATGGCCGCCATCCTGGACGCCGTCGGCGCCAGGGACGCGATCATCGGCGGCCTGTCGCTGGGCGGATATATGAGCCTGGCCTTCCACCTGGCCCATCCCGAGCGCACTCGCGCCCTGCTGATCATCGACACCGGACCCGGCTACAAGAACGACGCGGCACGCGAGGGCTGGAACGCCAATGCTCTGAAGCGCGCCGACCGTTACGACGCCGACGGCCTGGGCCTGCTTGAAAAGGGCAGCGCCGAGACCCGAACTGCCCGCCACCGAGACGCCACCGGTCTCGCCCACGCCGCGCGCGGCATGCTGACCCAGCGCGACGCCAGGGTGATCGAGAGCCTGCCCAACATCGCCGTGCCGTCCCTGGTGGTGGTGGGCGCCGACGACACGCCGTTCCTCGCCGCCAGCGACTACATGGCCGGCAAGATCCCCCACGCTCGCAAGGTGGTGATCCCGGGCGCCGGACATGCGGCCAACATCGACCAGCCGGCGGCTTTCAACGCGGCGCTGCTGAACTTCCTCGAAGCTTCCGGTGTGGCGGCCTGA